A single genomic interval of Lathyrus oleraceus cultivar Zhongwan6 chromosome 7, CAAS_Psat_ZW6_1.0, whole genome shotgun sequence harbors:
- the LOC127106591 gene encoding glycolate oxidase 1, with translation MMNITNVSEYEAIAKEKLPKMIYDYFASGGEDQWTLKENRNAFSRIMFRPRILIDVSKIDLTTTVLGFKISMPIMIAPTAAQKMAHPEGEYATARAASAAGTIMTLSSWATSSIEEIVSTGPGIRFLQLYLFKDRNMVIELVRRAENAGFKAIVLTADSPVIGRKEASIKNRFKLPSYVRMKNFEVMDLEKLYKTKDNGSHTSVVNGLYDQSLTWKDVKWLQTITPLPILVKGVLTAQDARLAIQAGASGIIVSNHGGRQLDYVPATIMALEEVVQAAEGRIPVFMDGGVRRGTDVFKALALGASGVFIGRPVVFSLAAEGEAGIRKALKMLHDELEITMALCGCPSLKDITRHHVVTERDRPRIAPRL, from the exons ATGATGAATATAACAAATGTGAGCGAGTATGAAGCAATTGCAAAGGAAAAATTGCCAAAGATGATTTATGATTACTTTGCATCAGGGGGAGAGGATCAGTGGACTTTGAAAGAGAATCGGAATGCATTCTCAAGGATTAT GTTCAGGCCACGTATTCTTATCGATGTAAGCAAGATAGATTTGACAACAACTGTGTTAGGCTTCAAAATATCAATGCCTATCATGATTGCTCCTACAGCTGCACAAAAGATGGCTCACCCTGAAG GAGAATATGCTACTGCTAGAGCAGCATCAGCAGCTGGCAccatcatg ACACTATCTTCATGGGCTACTTCTAGCATTGAGGAGATTGTTTCAACAGGACCTGGCATTCGTTTCCTCCAACTCTAC CTGTTTAAAGACCGAAATATGGTTATTGAACTTGTGAGAAGAGCTGAAAATGCTGGTTTCAAGGCAATTGTCCTTACTGCAGACTCTCCGGTCATTGGTCGTAAAGAGGCTAGCATAAAAAATAG ATTTAAACTACCATCATATGTGAGAATGAAGAACTTTGAAGTCATGGATCTTGAAAAGTTGTATAAG ACTAAAGACAATGGTAGTCACACCTCTGTTGTTAATGGCCTATATGACCAATCACTCACCTGGAAG GATGTAAAGTGGCTTCAAACAATCACCCCATTGCCCATTTTAGTGAAGGGAGTACTTACTGCTCAAGATG CAAGGTTAGCCATACAAGCTGGAGCTTCCGGAATCATTGTTTCCAATCATGGTGGTCGCCAACTTGACTATGTCCCTGCAACTATTATGGCTTTAGAAGAG GTTGTTCAAGCTGCAGAAGGAAGAATTCCTGTTTTTATGGATGGTGGAGTCCGCCGAGGGACAGATGTTTTTAAAGCATTGGCTCTTGGAGCATCGGGTGTATTT ATTGGAAGACCCGTGGTGTTCTCATTGGCTGCTGAGGGTGAAGCTGGTATACGAAAGGCACTTAAGATGCTTCATGATGAACTTGAAATAACCATGGCACTTTGTGGTTGCCCTTCACTCAAGGACATAACTCGTCACCATGTTGTAACTGAGCGTGACCGCCCAAGAATTGCTCCTAGATTATGA